A stretch of the Polaribacter pacificus genome encodes the following:
- the ilvD gene encoding dihydroxy-acid dehydratase, whose translation MKLNKHSSRLTEDQSQPASQAMLYAVGFTDEDMHKAQVGIASTGYDGNPCNMHLNNLAAEVKTECNINGVVGLGFNTIGVSDGISMGTSGMNYSLVSRDLIADSIETVMNAQSYDALISVVGCDKNMPGAVIAMLRLNRPSIMMYGGTVASGKYKGKKLNIVSAFEALGQKVAGEIDEKEYKEIVKRAIPGAGACGGMYTANTMASAIEAMGFALPYNSSIPAENPNKLSESERTALAIKNLLKLDLKPLDIISKKSIENAIAIVNALGGSTNAVLHFLAIAHAADIDFSLEDFQRVSDRTPLIADLKPSGKYLMEDVHGVGGTPAVMKYLLDNGYLHGECLTVTGKTLAENLANVEPLSFDAEQDVIHSKDSPLKSSGNLQILYGNLAVEGAVAKISGNEGLHFKGKAVVYDGENAANIGISNGEVKKGDVVVIRYVGPKGGPGMPEMLKPTSLIMGAGLGKSVALITDGRFSGGTHGFVVGHITPEAQSGGTIGLLKTGDVITISAAERSINVLLSEAELTKRKADWKRPALKHRKGVLYKYAKTVASASQGCVTDAF comes from the coding sequence ATGAAACTAAATAAACACAGTAGTAGATTAACAGAAGATCAATCACAGCCAGCCTCACAAGCCATGTTGTATGCTGTTGGTTTTACCGATGAAGACATGCATAAAGCGCAAGTTGGAATCGCTAGCACAGGCTATGATGGTAACCCTTGTAATATGCATTTAAATAATTTGGCAGCAGAAGTAAAAACAGAATGTAATATCAATGGGGTCGTTGGATTAGGGTTTAATACCATTGGGGTTTCTGATGGAATTTCTATGGGTACTTCTGGCATGAATTATTCTTTGGTTTCTAGAGATTTAATTGCAGATTCTATAGAAACAGTGATGAATGCACAAAGTTATGACGCCTTGATTTCTGTAGTTGGTTGTGATAAAAATATGCCTGGTGCTGTCATTGCAATGTTGCGTTTAAATCGACCTTCAATTATGATGTACGGAGGTACAGTAGCTTCTGGAAAATACAAGGGAAAAAAGTTAAACATAGTATCTGCTTTTGAGGCACTGGGGCAAAAAGTAGCTGGGGAAATTGATGAAAAAGAGTACAAAGAAATCGTTAAAAGAGCTATCCCTGGTGCCGGTGCTTGCGGTGGAATGTACACAGCAAATACGATGGCTTCTGCAATAGAGGCCATGGGATTTGCATTGCCCTATAATTCTTCAATTCCTGCAGAAAATCCAAACAAGTTATCAGAAAGTGAACGAACTGCACTGGCGATCAAAAACTTGTTAAAATTAGATTTAAAGCCCTTGGATATTATCTCTAAAAAATCAATAGAAAATGCCATAGCCATTGTAAATGCTTTGGGCGGATCTACCAATGCAGTTTTACATTTTTTGGCGATAGCCCATGCTGCAGATATCGATTTTTCTTTAGAAGATTTTCAACGAGTAAGTGATCGAACACCGTTGATTGCCGATTTAAAACCGAGTGGAAAATACTTAATGGAAGATGTTCATGGCGTTGGTGGTACACCAGCAGTCATGAAATATTTATTAGACAATGGATATTTACACGGCGAGTGTTTAACCGTTACAGGAAAAACTTTGGCAGAAAATCTAGCCAATGTTGAACCCCTTTCATTTGATGCAGAACAAGATGTAATTCACTCCAAAGACAGCCCCTTAAAATCTTCGGGGAATCTTCAGATTTTATACGGAAATCTTGCAGTCGAAGGAGCCGTTGCAAAAATTAGCGGAAATGAAGGTTTGCATTTTAAAGGAAAAGCAGTGGTCTATGATGGAGAAAATGCAGCAAATATTGGAATCTCTAACGGAGAAGTTAAAAAAGGAGATGTGGTTGTTATCCGATATGTTGGGCCAAAGGGAGGACCAGGAATGCCAGAAATGCTAAAACCAACCTCTTTAATTATGGGAGCAGGTCTTGGGAAATCAGTTGCTTTAATTACCGATGGACGTTTTTCTGGTGGAACTCACGGATTTGTCGTTGGTCATATCACTCCAGAGGCACAATCTGGTGGTACAATTGGACTGTTAAAAACAGGTGATGTCATTACCATTAGTGCAGCTGAAAGAAGCATTAATGTGCTGCTTTCTGAAGCAGAATTAACTAAAAGAAAAGCAGACTGGAAAAGACCAGCATTAAAACATAGAAAAGGAGTTTTATACAAATACGCAAAAACAGTAGCATCAGCATCACAAGGTTGTGTGACAGATGCGTTTTAA
- a CDS encoding IPExxxVDY family protein: MQIHALEIDDFSNDDYILIGIHSALEEFQLAYLLNQCLLTNFKRAKHGLDFENKNNNATFSIYEYENTKFSQFWFLIENKYVDTLDSQSSGFFQSNEITTYLIPEQKKVDFFLKLEGDFDPEFIQKTIEKINNINQVITSYTIDVYTLKSKDFLIF, from the coding sequence ATGCAAATACACGCCTTAGAAATAGATGACTTTTCCAACGATGATTATATTCTTATTGGCATTCATTCTGCTTTAGAAGAATTTCAGTTGGCATATTTGTTAAACCAGTGTTTGTTGACAAATTTTAAAAGAGCTAAGCATGGCTTGGATTTTGAAAATAAAAACAACAATGCCACTTTTTCTATCTATGAATATGAGAATACAAAGTTCAGCCAGTTTTGGTTTTTAATTGAAAACAAATATGTTGATACTTTAGACAGTCAATCTTCTGGGTTTTTTCAGAGCAACGAAATAACCACCTATTTAATACCAGAACAAAAAAAAGTTGATTTTTTTCTTAAACTTGAAGGTGATTTTGACCCAGAGTTTATTCAAAAAACTATAGAAAAGATTAACAATATAAATCAAGTTATTACGTCTTATACCATTGACGTTTATACTTTAAAATCTAAAGATTTTTTAATTTTTTAA
- the ilvB gene encoding biosynthetic-type acetolactate synthase large subunit — MKVQTQTKALKRQQKTEHISGAEAVVRCLLAEGVNLIYGYPGGAIMPIYDELYKYQDKLQHVLVRHEQGATHAAQGFARVTGKVGVAMATSGPGATNLVTGIADAQIDSTPMVCITGQVGKHLLGSDAFQETDIVGISTPVTKWNYQITEAAEIPEVLAKAFYIARSGRPGPVLIDITKNAQFDSFDFEYKKCTAIRSYKAVPDVDKSMLLAAAALINKAKKPLIVFGQGVLLAEAEAEFKALIEKAGIPAAWTILGLSALASKHPLNVGMVGMHGNYGPNKLTNECDVLIAIGMRFDDRVTGNLASYAKQAKVIHFDIDPSEIDKNVKTDVAVLGNAKETLAKMLPLLEKKTHESWLQEFRDYDAIEFENVIKEELYPSKAGISMGEVLKEINQVTNGKAVIVSDVGQHQMVACRYAEFQQTKSSITSGGLGTMGFALPAAIGAKMGAPTREVIAIIGDGGYQMTIQELGTIFQTKAAVKIVVLNNEFLGMVRQWQQLFFDKRYASTEMTNPDFVAIAKGYHINAQRVTKREHLTAAIQEMISSKESYFLEVCVAKENNVFPMIPTGASVSDIRLS; from the coding sequence ATGAAAGTACAGACACAAACCAAAGCCTTAAAAAGGCAACAAAAGACAGAACACATTTCTGGAGCCGAAGCAGTTGTACGCTGTTTGCTAGCAGAAGGAGTTAATTTAATCTATGGCTATCCCGGTGGAGCAATTATGCCAATTTATGATGAATTGTATAAATACCAAGACAAATTACAGCACGTATTGGTACGACATGAACAAGGCGCAACCCATGCAGCACAAGGTTTTGCTAGAGTAACAGGTAAAGTTGGTGTCGCGATGGCAACTTCTGGACCAGGAGCAACAAACTTGGTCACTGGAATTGCTGATGCACAAATAGATTCAACTCCCATGGTCTGTATTACCGGGCAAGTAGGGAAGCATTTATTAGGTTCTGATGCATTTCAAGAAACTGATATCGTTGGCATCTCTACTCCAGTGACCAAATGGAATTATCAAATTACAGAAGCAGCAGAAATCCCAGAAGTGTTGGCAAAAGCATTTTATATCGCTCGTTCTGGGAGACCAGGACCTGTATTAATTGATATCACCAAAAACGCACAGTTTGATAGCTTTGATTTTGAATATAAAAAATGCACAGCTATCCGTAGTTATAAGGCGGTACCAGATGTAGATAAAAGTATGTTGTTGGCTGCTGCTGCATTGATAAATAAGGCAAAAAAACCATTGATTGTTTTTGGTCAAGGAGTTCTGTTAGCAGAAGCAGAAGCCGAATTTAAAGCACTCATTGAAAAGGCAGGGATTCCAGCTGCATGGACAATTTTGGGCTTATCAGCCTTAGCGTCTAAACATCCACTAAATGTTGGCATGGTTGGCATGCACGGAAATTACGGGCCCAATAAACTTACCAATGAATGTGATGTGCTAATTGCAATCGGGATGCGATTTGACGATCGTGTAACCGGCAATTTAGCAAGTTATGCAAAACAAGCAAAGGTGATTCATTTTGATATTGATCCATCAGAGATTGATAAAAATGTAAAAACGGATGTTGCAGTTTTAGGAAACGCAAAAGAAACCTTGGCTAAAATGTTGCCTTTGCTTGAAAAGAAAACTCATGAATCTTGGCTACAAGAATTTAGAGACTATGATGCTATTGAATTTGAGAACGTGATCAAAGAAGAATTGTATCCAAGCAAAGCTGGAATTTCTATGGGTGAAGTGCTCAAAGAAATTAACCAGGTAACCAATGGAAAAGCAGTGATTGTTTCTGATGTTGGTCAACATCAAATGGTTGCCTGTAGATATGCAGAGTTTCAACAAACAAAAAGCAGTATTACCTCGGGTGGATTAGGAACCATGGGTTTTGCATTGCCAGCCGCAATTGGCGCTAAAATGGGAGCGCCAACTAGAGAAGTTATTGCCATTATTGGCGATGGGGGCTATCAAATGACCATTCAAGAATTGGGAACCATTTTTCAAACCAAAGCTGCTGTTAAAATTGTGGTTTTAAACAATGAGTTTTTGGGAATGGTGAGACAGTGGCAACAGTTATTTTTCGATAAAAGGTATGCATCAACAGAAATGACAAATCCAGATTTTGTGGCCATTGCAAAAGGCTATCATATCAATGCCCAAAGAGTTACAAAAAGAGAACATTTAACGGCTGCCATACAAGAAATGATCAGTTCAAAAGAATCGTATTTCTTAGAAGTATGTGTGGCAAAAGAAAACAATGTATTTCCGATGATTCCGACAGGAGCATCTGTTTCAGATATCAGATTAAGTTAA
- the pyk gene encoding pyruvate kinase: MPANKKTKIVATLGPAINSKSMLEKMVEAGVNVFRVNFSHADYENVKERIKDIREINKEKGVYTSILADLQGPKLRVGVMEEGVVLKDGDSFVFTTESCIGTSEKAFMTYQNFPKDVKVGEHILVDDGKLLFEVMGTNRKNEVQTKVLVGGVLSSKKGVNLPNTAISLPALTDKDMKDAVFALEQEVDWIALSFVRNPEDLRKLHDLIKQKSVHRVPVIAKIEKPEAVENIDALIPYCDGLMVARGDLGVEIPMQEVPLIQKKLVQRAKMARIPVIIATQMMETMITNAVPTRAEVNDVANSIMDGADAVMLSGETSVGAHPLRVIQKMTEIIRSVENSSLIKVPQTPPHIRTDRFITKSVCHHAALMANDVDATAISTLTNSGYTAFQISAWRPKANILAFSSEKRILTKLSLLWGVKSFFYDKNVSTDDTVVDINKIAKAKGYVKKSDFVINLTSMPVEAKGMVNTLRVSQIK; the protein is encoded by the coding sequence ATGCCAGCAAACAAAAAAACAAAAATAGTAGCCACATTAGGACCTGCAATTAATTCAAAATCCATGTTAGAAAAAATGGTAGAAGCAGGTGTTAATGTTTTTAGAGTTAATTTTTCTCATGCAGATTATGAGAATGTAAAAGAACGCATTAAAGATATCCGAGAAATCAATAAAGAAAAGGGTGTTTATACTTCTATTTTGGCTGATTTACAAGGACCAAAACTTCGTGTTGGGGTTATGGAAGAAGGAGTAGTTCTTAAGGATGGGGATTCATTTGTGTTTACCACAGAATCTTGTATCGGAACTTCAGAAAAAGCATTTATGACCTATCAAAATTTTCCAAAAGACGTAAAAGTTGGGGAGCATATTTTGGTAGACGATGGTAAGTTGCTGTTTGAGGTCATGGGAACCAACAGAAAAAATGAAGTGCAAACAAAAGTACTAGTAGGGGGTGTATTGTCGTCTAAAAAAGGTGTAAACTTACCCAATACAGCTATTTCTTTACCTGCATTAACAGACAAAGACATGAAAGATGCAGTCTTTGCTCTAGAGCAAGAGGTAGATTGGATAGCTCTTTCATTTGTCAGAAACCCTGAAGATTTAAGAAAATTACATGATCTGATCAAACAAAAATCAGTGCATAGAGTTCCTGTAATTGCAAAAATAGAAAAACCAGAAGCTGTAGAAAATATCGATGCTTTAATTCCATATTGTGATGGTCTAATGGTTGCACGTGGAGATCTAGGGGTAGAAATACCTATGCAAGAAGTTCCTCTAATCCAGAAGAAACTAGTTCAACGTGCTAAAATGGCTAGGATTCCTGTTATTATTGCTACCCAAATGATGGAAACCATGATTACCAATGCAGTGCCAACCAGAGCCGAGGTAAACGATGTGGCAAATTCTATTATGGATGGTGCCGATGCTGTGATGTTGTCTGGAGAAACCTCTGTAGGAGCTCATCCGCTAAGAGTCATTCAAAAAATGACTGAGATTATTAGAAGTGTAGAAAATTCTTCGCTGATTAAAGTGCCGCAAACACCGCCACATATTAGAACCGATCGCTTTATTACAAAATCGGTTTGCCACCACGCTGCTCTTATGGCAAACGATGTTGATGCCACTGCTATTTCAACATTAACCAATAGTGGGTATACAGCTTTCCAAATTTCTGCATGGAGACCTAAGGCCAATATTTTGGCATTTTCATCAGAAAAAAGAATCTTAACCAAATTGAGCTTGCTTTGGGGTGTTAAATCATTTTTTTATGATAAAAACGTCAGTACTGATGATACTGTAGTAGATATTAATAAAATTGCCAAAGCCAAAGGCTATGTTAAAAAATCTGATTTTGTGATCAACTTAACTTCAATGCCAGTTGAGGCAAAAGGGATGGTAAATACCTTGCGTGTTTCACAGATTAAATAA
- the ilvN gene encoding acetolactate synthase small subunit, with product MNTELKSYTLSIYTENNIGLLNRVSSIFSKRHINIESLTASQSEIENVNRFVIVASMEVHQASKIVGQLEKQIEVIKAYAHTDEETIYQESALYKVALDSLLGTSQLQEIIKQNHAHIVTVSNDFFVIEKTGSRVETERLYQELKPHKLLQFVRSGRISISKEPMNISEMLTAF from the coding sequence ATGAACACAGAACTGAAATCGTATACCCTATCAATATATACAGAAAACAATATTGGTTTGTTAAACAGAGTATCGTCAATATTTTCTAAAAGACACATCAATATAGAAAGCTTAACAGCTTCGCAATCTGAGATTGAAAATGTAAACAGGTTTGTAATTGTTGCCAGCATGGAAGTGCATCAAGCAAGTAAAATTGTCGGACAATTAGAAAAGCAAATAGAAGTCATCAAAGCCTATGCGCATACAGATGAAGAAACCATTTATCAAGAATCTGCACTGTATAAAGTGGCCTTAGACTCTTTGCTCGGCACTTCTCAGTTACAAGAAATTATTAAACAAAATCACGCACATATAGTCACGGTTTCTAATGATTTTTTTGTGATTGAAAAAACAGGAAGTAGAGTAGAAACTGAACGATTATATCAAGAACTAAAACCCCACAAATTATTGCAATTTGTAAGATCAGGTAGAATATCAATAAGCAAAGAACCAATGAATATTTCAGAAATGCTCACCGCATTTTAA
- a CDS encoding single-stranded DNA-binding protein, translating to MSTLRNKVQLIGHLGNNPEIITLDSGKKLAKLSIATNETYKNAQGEKVTDTQWHNVIAWSKTADIIEKYLEKGNEVAIEGKLTSRSYDDKEGVKKYITEIVCNELVMLGGSK from the coding sequence ATGAGTACGTTAAGAAACAAAGTTCAATTAATTGGACATCTAGGAAACAACCCAGAAATCATTACACTTGATTCTGGAAAAAAATTAGCAAAATTATCGATTGCTACAAATGAAACTTACAAAAACGCCCAAGGCGAAAAAGTAACTGACACGCAATGGCACAATGTAATTGCCTGGAGTAAAACTGCAGACATTATAGAAAAGTATCTGGAAAAAGGCAATGAGGTTGCCATTGAAGGCAAACTAACTTCTCGTTCTTATGACGACAAAGAAGGAGTTAAAAAATACATCACTGAGATAGTGTGTAATGAGTTGGTTATGCTTGGGGGATCCAAATAA
- a CDS encoding ABC transporter permease, with the protein MNLLKLSIQNIKTKALQTFLTVLILSLSIGLLLGVKQLNRVFENQLKQSLNGVDMVVGAKGSPLQLVLSAVLHIDNPTGNISYAEAKKIGSNRAIDVAVPVSIGDNYQGYKIVGTTTQFIDLQKAKLSEGVLFKVPFEVVIGSAVATNLNLKIGDTFSSAHGLIENAIEEHSEHPLKVVGILAPTQNVVDRLIVTDVESIWHMHEHGAAAEENHDHADGEITALLVQFKNKRALLQLPRMINETTNFQAALPKYELDKLFQMTAIATKAISWIAIAILFVSGISIFISLYRMVVDKSKELALIRTYGASRNKLILLVFTEGILIGIFSFGVGILIASLGLQAVFNAIEQTYKQQIYLLNYSQDLLELGLFTFGLIVSATAIAIIPIFTMDVSKILSNEN; encoded by the coding sequence ATGAATTTATTAAAGCTTAGCATTCAAAATATCAAGACAAAAGCCTTACAGACTTTTTTGACGGTTTTAATTTTATCGTTAAGCATCGGTCTGTTATTAGGAGTTAAACAACTCAATAGGGTGTTTGAAAATCAATTAAAACAAAGCTTAAATGGTGTAGACATGGTTGTCGGAGCCAAAGGAAGTCCATTGCAATTGGTTCTATCGGCTGTTTTGCATATTGACAACCCGACAGGAAATATTTCTTATGCTGAAGCCAAAAAAATTGGAAGCAATCGCGCTATTGATGTAGCGGTTCCTGTATCGATTGGCGACAACTACCAAGGCTATAAAATAGTTGGTACTACAACGCAATTTATTGATCTCCAAAAGGCAAAACTAAGCGAAGGGGTACTTTTTAAGGTTCCTTTTGAAGTAGTGATTGGGAGTGCTGTTGCCACTAATTTAAACCTAAAGATTGGCGACACTTTTTCTAGCGCCCACGGCTTGATAGAAAATGCAATTGAAGAACACAGCGAGCACCCTTTAAAAGTTGTCGGAATTTTAGCACCTACACAAAATGTGGTTGACAGACTTATCGTTACAGATGTAGAAAGTATTTGGCATATGCATGAGCACGGTGCAGCTGCTGAAGAAAATCACGATCATGCAGATGGAGAAATCACTGCTTTGTTAGTACAATTTAAAAACAAAAGAGCGCTGCTTCAATTGCCTCGTATGATTAATGAGACCACCAACTTTCAGGCGGCATTACCTAAATATGAATTGGATAAATTATTTCAGATGACAGCCATTGCTACCAAAGCCATTAGCTGGATAGCCATCGCAATTTTATTTGTTTCTGGAATTAGTATCTTTATTAGCTTATACAGAATGGTGGTGGATAAATCGAAAGAATTAGCCTTAATACGAACTTATGGAGCTAGTAGAAATAAATTAATTTTATTGGTCTTTACAGAAGGTATTCTTATTGGAATATTTAGTTTTGGAGTCGGTATTCTTATTGCATCCCTTGGATTACAAGCCGTTTTTAATGCAATTGAACAAACATACAAACAACAAATTTACCTTTTAAATTATTCACAAGACCTATTAGAGTTAGGGCTGTTTACTTTTGGGCTTATTGTTTCGGCAACTGCCATCGCCATCATCCCAATTTTTACTATGGACGTTTCTAAAATATTGAGCAATGAAAATTAA
- a CDS encoding ABC transporter ATP-binding protein gives MITTNNLSFSYSENVAFRFPDITLKEQEHLLILGASGIGKTTLLHLLGGILTPQGGEIIVNENNITHFKPKKLDDFRGKNIGFIFQKTTAIASLSVSDNLTTRLYFSGLPSSKETIDSLLEQLDLTAVKNHKPHQLSQGQLQRLGIALGVIHQPNIILADEPTSSLDDENCKLVIKLLKKQAAKSKANLIIITHDQRIKDEFTNTLVL, from the coding sequence ATGATTACAACCAACAACCTTTCTTTTTCCTACTCAGAAAATGTGGCATTCCGTTTTCCGGACATCACGCTAAAAGAACAAGAACACTTGTTAATTTTAGGAGCCTCTGGAATTGGGAAAACGACACTATTACACCTTTTAGGAGGTATTTTAACTCCACAGGGTGGAGAAATCATCGTAAATGAAAATAATATTACGCATTTTAAACCCAAAAAACTCGATGATTTTAGAGGTAAAAACATTGGGTTTATTTTTCAAAAGACAACTGCCATCGCTTCTTTATCAGTTTCAGACAACCTAACTACCCGCTTGTATTTTAGCGGGCTTCCTAGTTCAAAAGAAACCATTGACAGCTTGTTAGAGCAACTTGACTTGACTGCTGTAAAAAATCATAAACCACACCAATTAAGTCAAGGGCAATTACAACGTTTGGGCATAGCGCTCGGCGTTATTCATCAACCCAACATCATTCTTGCTGATGAACCTACTTCTAGTTTAGATGATGAGAACTGTAAATTGGTAATTAAATTATTAAAAAAACAAGCAGCAAAATCAAAAGCGAATTTGATCATTATTACCCATGACCAGCGCATAAAAGATGAGTTTACTAACACCCTTGTATTATGA
- a CDS encoding M20/M25/M40 family metallo-hydrolase, whose translation MKKLIPFISVCIILATIFWAFSDMIPSKNQTTANQEKGFVLSNALTHLKNISKEPHFIGASNHQLVRDYLVVELKKLGLEPEVQTATVINKKWFAAAKTQNIIAKIKGSENGKSLVLLSHYDSNPHSSFGASDAGSGVVTILEGVRAFLAENKQPKNDIIILFSDGEELGLLGAKAFVDNHPLAKEVGLVLNFEARGSGGPSYMLMETNGKNSALLKAFLEAKPNYPVANSLMYSIYKMLPNDTDLTVFREEANINGFNFAFIGDHFDYHTAQDTYERLDRATLLHQADYLMTLLPYFSNADLSKLDSSTDVVYTNFPVLGMLQYPYSWGTALLIFSVILTMVLLFFGISLNRITVKGIMSGYIPFVLGLVITAGSCYLLWQGVLWLHPQYNDILHGFTYNGYYYIFAFSCLCIWLLFKLYAPYFKKYNGIDLVVAPLSFWLLINLLIKLYLPGAGYFIIPVYFVLVGMLVHVFLKFKKSTKIIIYSILAIPVIYMFAPQIKMFPVGLGLKSLFISGLFIALIFGLMAPVFASFKSRKWMVNALGVAALSTFVYTYYTSGFNIDNKKPNSLAFIQDNDMKTAYFGSHNQTMDTYTEQIFGKNPTAGSLDKAETRNKYNTRFRYLLKTETKAIPSAKIEILKDTLINGSRLIDMLITPQRNVQKIEFTNTAKISFQQLKINETSANKDKAFTVSNGAFLSYFLSPDEASIQLSIKVGQHENLDIIINEISFDLLESPLFSIKPRDENMMPMPMVSNDAIISIQRIKL comes from the coding sequence ATGAAAAAACTTATTCCCTTTATATCTGTATGCATCATCTTAGCAACCATCTTTTGGGCTTTTTCTGACATGATTCCGTCAAAAAATCAAACTACAGCAAATCAGGAAAAAGGGTTTGTCTTAAGCAACGCATTGACACATTTAAAAAACATTAGTAAAGAACCTCATTTTATTGGTGCTTCTAATCACCAATTGGTTAGGGATTACCTTGTGGTTGAATTAAAAAAATTAGGATTAGAACCAGAAGTTCAAACAGCAACAGTTATTAATAAAAAGTGGTTTGCTGCTGCCAAAACACAAAATATCATTGCCAAAATTAAGGGCTCAGAAAACGGAAAATCATTAGTATTATTATCGCATTATGATTCAAATCCTCATTCATCATTTGGTGCTAGTGATGCAGGTTCTGGAGTGGTCACAATTCTAGAAGGTGTTCGTGCCTTTTTAGCAGAAAACAAACAACCTAAAAACGATATCATAATTCTATTTTCTGATGGAGAAGAATTGGGTTTACTTGGTGCAAAAGCCTTTGTAGACAATCATCCATTAGCAAAAGAGGTTGGATTGGTTTTAAATTTTGAAGCTCGAGGTAGTGGTGGCCCAAGCTATATGCTTATGGAAACCAATGGTAAAAACAGTGCTTTGCTAAAAGCTTTTTTAGAAGCCAAGCCTAATTATCCGGTTGCCAACTCATTGATGTATAGTATTTATAAGATGCTCCCTAATGATACAGATCTAACTGTTTTTAGAGAGGAAGCCAATATCAATGGGTTTAATTTTGCTTTTATTGGTGATCATTTTGATTATCATACCGCTCAAGATACTTATGAACGTCTTGATCGAGCAACCTTATTACATCAGGCAGATTATTTAATGACACTTTTACCTTATTTCTCAAATGCAGACTTAAGCAAATTAGACAGTTCGACTGATGTGGTTTATACCAACTTTCCTGTTCTTGGAATGTTACAGTATCCGTATTCATGGGGTACAGCTTTGCTAATCTTTAGCGTGATTTTAACTATGGTTCTTTTGTTTTTTGGTATTTCTTTAAACAGAATAACAGTTAAAGGAATCATGAGTGGCTATATTCCTTTTGTTTTAGGTCTCGTCATTACTGCGGGTTCTTGTTATTTGTTATGGCAAGGAGTATTGTGGCTGCATCCTCAATACAATGATATTTTACACGGATTTACCTATAATGGTTATTATTATATTTTTGCCTTTAGCTGCCTGTGCATTTGGCTTTTATTTAAATTGTATGCTCCCTATTTTAAAAAATACAACGGCATAGACTTGGTTGTCGCTCCATTAAGTTTTTGGTTACTCATAAACCTGCTTATTAAGTTATACTTACCTGGTGCTGGATATTTTATTATCCCTGTGTACTTTGTGTTAGTAGGCATGCTTGTTCATGTGTTTTTAAAATTTAAAAAATCTACAAAAATTATTATTTATTCCATTCTGGCTATCCCAGTAATTTACATGTTCGCTCCCCAAATTAAAATGTTTCCGGTGGGATTGGGATTAAAAAGCTTGTTTATCAGTGGTCTATTTATTGCATTGATCTTTGGACTTATGGCTCCTGTTTTTGCTTCATTTAAATCTAGAAAATGGATGGTTAATGCATTGGGAGTTGCAGCACTAAGTACTTTTGTATACACTTATTATACTAGTGGTTTTAACATTGACAATAAAAAACCCAACAGCCTTGCTTTTATTCAGGATAACGACATGAAAACTGCTTATTTTGGAAGCCACAATCAAACTATGGATACCTATACTGAGCAAATTTTCGGTAAAAATCCGACAGCTGGTAGTCTGGATAAGGCAGAAACAAGAAACAAGTACAATACCCGTTTTCGTTATCTATTAAAAACAGAAACAAAAGCCATTCCTTCTGCAAAAATAGAAATTCTAAAAGACACCCTTATTAATGGCTCTCGACTTATAGACATGCTAATAACGCCTCAAAGGAATGTTCAAAAAATAGAATTTACAAATACGGCAAAGATTAGTTTTCAGCAATTAAAAATTAATGAAACATCTGCTAATAAAGACAAGGCATTTACAGTTAGCAATGGTGCTTTTTTAAGCTACTTTTTAAGCCCAGATGAGGCAAGTATCCAGCTTAGTATAAAAGTGGGTCAACACGAGAACCTTGACATCATCATAAATGAAATCTCTTTTGATTTGTTAGAAAGTCCACTCTTTTCAATCAAGCCTCGAGATGAAAATATGATGCCCATGCCAATGGTGAGCAATGATGCCATTATTAGCATACAGCGAATTAAATTATAA